From a single Nocardioides sp. dk884 genomic region:
- a CDS encoding phospholipase D-like domain-containing protein, with protein sequence MKLSSRLVALLTTLVMVPALLVGTSTQTAHAEGWQPKGGGVFNDPLADHAAKWRIVNHVDAAVANARKGSRIYISTYLMDARDSVDHLLRAHKRGVQVQMVLDGVYANNAQSRRLATAFNRDNRAKRKGTFKDGTLRRWGKDRSFVTYCQASCRGKIANNHSKFYVFTHTGTAKNVVMVSSSNLNRGGAEKGWNDLVTIKGRPKLVARFAQVHVEMSRDRPVPGESLRAWRVGPYFVRFYPKRSSGDPVIADLNKIKCYGATGGAGRNGRTVINVAMFAWYNERGFNIARKLVQLADRGCYLSMVYGAPGPELRKFLTDATKRNPRIKLWDSRLNLDLDEEYEIRVHNKFYLVQGHYGKDKSAYRVHTGTANWAEGTLHAGDENTINISNKGVWRQYMDNWDHIVKKGSRRVGTRIPASKQIGSRQFPRLSPDMAVGRPAVPQAQLKKKQDRQDDAQSQSQD encoded by the coding sequence ATGAAGCTCTCGTCCCGTCTCGTCGCGCTCCTCACCACCCTCGTGATGGTCCCGGCCCTGCTGGTCGGCACCTCGACCCAGACCGCCCACGCCGAGGGCTGGCAGCCGAAGGGCGGTGGGGTGTTCAACGACCCGCTCGCCGACCACGCCGCGAAGTGGCGCATCGTCAACCACGTCGACGCAGCGGTCGCCAACGCGCGCAAGGGCTCGCGCATCTACATCTCGACGTACCTGATGGACGCTCGCGACTCCGTCGACCACCTGCTGCGCGCCCACAAGCGCGGCGTGCAGGTGCAGATGGTCCTCGACGGCGTCTACGCCAACAACGCGCAGTCCCGGCGCCTGGCCACGGCCTTCAACCGGGACAACCGCGCCAAGCGCAAGGGCACGTTCAAGGACGGCACCCTGCGCCGCTGGGGCAAGGACCGCAGCTTCGTGACGTACTGCCAGGCCAGCTGCCGGGGCAAGATCGCCAACAACCACTCCAAGTTCTACGTCTTCACCCACACCGGCACGGCGAAGAACGTCGTGATGGTGAGCTCCTCCAACCTCAACCGCGGTGGCGCGGAGAAGGGCTGGAACGACCTGGTCACGATCAAGGGCCGGCCCAAGCTCGTCGCCCGCTTCGCCCAGGTCCACGTGGAGATGTCGCGCGATCGCCCGGTCCCCGGTGAGTCCCTGCGTGCCTGGCGCGTCGGGCCGTACTTCGTGCGGTTCTACCCCAAGCGCAGCAGCGGCGACCCGGTGATCGCCGACCTCAACAAGATCAAGTGCTACGGCGCCACCGGCGGTGCCGGCCGCAACGGCCGCACGGTCATCAACGTCGCGATGTTCGCCTGGTACAACGAGCGCGGCTTCAACATCGCTCGCAAGCTCGTGCAGCTCGCCGACCGCGGCTGCTACCTCTCGATGGTCTACGGCGCCCCGGGCCCGGAGCTGCGCAAGTTCCTCACCGACGCCACGAAGCGCAACCCGCGCATCAAGCTGTGGGACAGCCGCCTCAACCTCGACCTGGACGAGGAGTACGAGATCCGCGTGCACAACAAGTTCTATCTCGTGCAGGGCCACTACGGGAAGGACAAGTCGGCGTACCGCGTGCACACCGGCACCGCCAACTGGGCCGAGGGCACGCTGCACGCCGGCGATGAGAACACGATCAACATCTCCAACAAGGGTGTGTGGCGCCAGTACATGGACAACTGGGACCACATCGTGAAGAAGGGCAGCCGCCGCGTCGGCACCCGGATCCCGGCGAGCAAGCAGATCGGCAGCCGCCAGTTCCCGCGCCTCTCCCCCGACATGGCCGTCGGCCGCCCCGCCGTACCCCAGGCCCAGCTGAAGAAGAAGCAGGACCGGCAGGACGACGCCCAGTCGCAGTCGCAGGACTGA
- a CDS encoding ABC transporter ATP-binding protein encodes MTASIVAENVTKQFTIRYHRSIKEITIAAARRQPLSESFNALDDVSFTVEQGESIGLMGLNGSGKSTLLKLVNGIMRPDSGRMLTRGRISGLIATGAGFHPQLTGRENLYLNAAILGMSKAETERKLDSIVDFADLGKFLDSPVGNYSSGMFARLGFAIAIHVDSDIFLADEVLAVGDKPFRQKCLEKMQEIRDSGRTLFYVSHSAASVRRMCDRVLVLENGRVGFDGGVAAGIRYLKYDDASGSDPADSELEDEMGADI; translated from the coding sequence ATGACTGCTTCCATCGTCGCCGAGAACGTCACCAAGCAGTTCACGATCCGCTACCACCGCAGCATCAAGGAGATCACCATCGCGGCGGCTCGGCGCCAGCCGCTGAGCGAGTCGTTCAACGCCCTGGACGATGTCTCCTTCACCGTCGAGCAGGGCGAGTCGATCGGCCTGATGGGCCTCAACGGCTCCGGCAAGTCGACGCTGCTCAAGCTGGTCAACGGCATCATGCGCCCCGACTCGGGCCGGATGCTGACCCGCGGCCGGATCTCCGGGCTGATCGCCACCGGTGCGGGGTTCCACCCCCAGCTGACCGGTCGCGAGAACCTCTACCTCAACGCCGCGATCCTCGGCATGAGCAAGGCCGAGACCGAGCGCAAGCTCGACTCGATCGTGGACTTCGCCGACCTCGGCAAGTTCCTGGACTCCCCGGTGGGCAACTACTCCTCGGGGATGTTCGCCCGGCTGGGGTTCGCGATCGCGATCCACGTCGACTCCGACATCTTCCTGGCCGACGAGGTCCTCGCGGTGGGCGACAAGCCCTTCCGCCAGAAGTGCCTGGAGAAGATGCAGGAGATCCGCGACAGCGGCCGCACGCTCTTCTACGTCAGCCACTCCGCCGCCTCGGTGCGCCGCATGTGCGACCGGGTCCTGGTGCTCGAGAACGGACGCGTCGGCTTCGACGGCGGCGTCGCCGCCGGCATCCGCTACCTCAAGTACGACGACGCCTCGGGCTCCGACCCGGCCGACTCCGAGCTCGAGGACGAGATGGGCGCCGACATCTAG
- a CDS encoding ABC transporter permease: protein MSDTERAERAEQRRERRASRRQERVKRESRVVDAPLAPPSANSGLLEVFRRRYLLSLLVRREISARYQGSFLGLFWSYIQPATRLAMYYFVISVILDKGIENFAIHLFAGLVIVHYFTETFGAGTHSIVRNKALVRKMAVPREMFPVASMLTSAYHVIPGMVLLVAFCVGLGWTPDPVGVAAVLLGFTLVAIWGTGLALLFSAANVFFRDFSNVVQTLTQFTTFSVPMIYPYSMVSDRFGEYAQFYLFNPMAEAVLLFQRGFWAGTTKDVEATLADHFPDDLFLIGFAHVGVALVFLVIAQLAFTRLENKIPERL, encoded by the coding sequence ATGAGTGACACCGAGCGCGCCGAGCGCGCCGAGCAGCGCCGGGAGCGACGGGCGTCCCGGCGCCAGGAGCGCGTGAAGCGCGAGTCCCGCGTCGTCGACGCCCCGCTCGCGCCGCCGTCGGCGAACAGCGGGCTGCTGGAGGTCTTCCGGCGCCGCTACCTGCTGAGCCTGCTCGTGCGCCGCGAGATCAGCGCGCGCTACCAGGGCTCGTTCCTGGGTCTGTTCTGGTCCTACATCCAGCCGGCCACCCGGCTGGCGATGTACTACTTCGTGATCAGCGTGATCCTCGACAAGGGGATCGAGAACTTCGCGATCCACCTGTTCGCGGGTCTGGTGATCGTGCACTACTTCACCGAGACCTTCGGCGCCGGCACGCACTCGATCGTGCGCAACAAGGCGCTGGTGCGGAAGATGGCCGTGCCACGGGAGATGTTCCCCGTGGCCTCGATGCTGACCTCCGCCTACCACGTGATCCCCGGCATGGTGCTGCTCGTCGCCTTCTGCGTGGGTCTGGGCTGGACGCCGGACCCCGTGGGCGTCGCCGCCGTACTGCTGGGGTTCACGCTGGTGGCGATCTGGGGGACCGGCCTGGCGCTGCTCTTCAGCGCCGCGAACGTCTTCTTCCGCGACTTCAGCAACGTCGTGCAGACGCTGACGCAGTTCACGACGTTCAGCGTCCCGATGATCTACCCCTACAGCATGGTCTCGGACCGGTTCGGGGAGTACGCGCAGTTCTACCTGTTCAACCCGATGGCCGAGGCGGTGCTGCTGTTCCAGCGCGGCTTCTGGGCCGGGACCACGAAGGACGTGGAGGCCACGCTGGCCGACCACTTCCCCGATGACCTGTTCCTCATCGGCTTCGCGCACGTCGGCGTCGCGCTGGTCTTCCTGGTCATCGCCCAGCTGGCGTTCACCCGCCTCGAGAACAAGATTCCGGAGCGTCTGTGA
- the glf gene encoding UDP-galactopyranose mutase, which yields MSVTPDLVVVGSGFFGLTIAERCATELDLKVLVLERRHHLGGNAYSEFDEETGIEVHKYGTHLFHTSNKRVWEYVNRFTAFTNYQHRVFAKFQGQVYSFPMNLGLINQFFGKSHTPDEARALIAEQASEIATEDARNLEEKAISLIGRPLYEAFVKGYTAKQWQTDPTELSADIITRLPVRYTFDNRYFNDDFEGLPVDGYTAWLERMADHPNIEVRLNTDFFDVAEEFKGKVPIVYTGPVDEYFGNCEGRLSWRTIDLEAETVDVDDYQGTGVVNANDQEVPWTRVLEFKHLHPERTYLPGKSIVVHEYSRFAEEGDEPYYPVNTAADREKLLKYRDLAKKEPMVLFGGRLGTYKYLDMHMAIGSALSMFDNRLRPHFAEGAPLTSGGVDE from the coding sequence TTGTCCGTCACCCCCGACCTCGTCGTCGTCGGCTCCGGCTTCTTCGGCCTCACCATCGCCGAGCGCTGTGCCACCGAGCTCGACTTGAAGGTCCTCGTCCTCGAGCGTCGCCACCACCTCGGCGGCAACGCCTACAGCGAGTTCGACGAGGAGACCGGCATCGAGGTGCACAAGTACGGCACCCACCTGTTCCACACCTCGAACAAGCGCGTGTGGGAGTACGTGAACCGCTTCACCGCGTTCACCAACTACCAGCACCGGGTCTTCGCGAAGTTCCAGGGGCAGGTCTACTCCTTCCCGATGAACCTCGGGCTGATCAACCAGTTCTTCGGCAAGTCGCACACGCCCGACGAGGCGCGTGCGCTGATCGCCGAGCAGGCCAGCGAGATCGCCACCGAGGACGCGCGCAACCTCGAGGAGAAGGCGATCAGCCTGATCGGGCGCCCGCTCTACGAGGCCTTCGTCAAGGGCTACACCGCGAAGCAGTGGCAGACCGACCCCACCGAGCTGAGCGCGGACATCATCACCCGCCTCCCGGTGCGCTACACCTTCGACAACCGCTACTTCAACGACGACTTCGAAGGCCTGCCGGTCGACGGCTACACCGCGTGGCTGGAGCGGATGGCCGACCACCCCAACATCGAGGTCCGCCTCAACACCGACTTCTTCGACGTGGCCGAGGAGTTCAAGGGCAAGGTCCCGATCGTCTACACCGGCCCGGTCGATGAGTACTTCGGCAACTGCGAGGGCCGCCTCTCCTGGCGCACCATCGACCTCGAGGCGGAGACTGTCGACGTGGACGACTACCAGGGCACCGGCGTCGTGAACGCCAACGACCAGGAGGTCCCGTGGACGCGGGTGCTGGAGTTCAAGCACCTGCACCCCGAGCGCACCTACCTGCCCGGCAAGTCGATCGTGGTCCACGAGTACAGCCGCTTCGCCGAGGAGGGCGACGAGCCGTACTACCCGGTCAACACGGCCGCGGACCGCGAGAAGCTGCTGAAGTACCGCGACCTGGCCAAGAAGGAGCCGATGGTTCTCTTCGGCGGTCGCCTCGGCACCTACAAGTACCTCGACATGCACATGGCGATCGGGTCCGCGCTGTCGATGTTCGACAACCGCCTGCGCCCGCACTTCGCCGAGGGTGCCCCGCTGACCAGTGGCGGAGTGGATGAGTGA
- a CDS encoding glycosyltransferase family 2 protein, translated as MNETVAIVVVTYNRADLLAEMLAGLAALERAPDAVVVVDNASTDHTAQVLAEADVPGLQVVRSEDNLGGAGGFHLGVRTAYEQGFDRVWLMDDDVVPAPDCLTVLMALDEDCLMAVREDRQGRLCEKAATRFDLTNPLAIKPKTSMVETDFGTRAAMPPLVELENVAFEGFMCRRRVIDAIGLPDPSYFIFYDDVDYAVRARAAGFRIWAVRDAVLVRQLDFDQQHDLAGWKGYYMYRNLFVVHLRYGTNLAVRLKPWLITAVVVLLSPLRGGRAEARNVIRAMRAARGMRAVPARGSSGG; from the coding sequence GTGAACGAGACAGTCGCGATCGTCGTCGTCACCTACAACCGTGCCGACCTCCTGGCCGAGATGCTGGCCGGCCTGGCCGCGCTCGAGCGCGCCCCCGACGCGGTGGTCGTGGTCGACAACGCGAGCACCGACCACACCGCGCAGGTGCTCGCCGAGGCCGACGTGCCCGGGCTGCAGGTGGTGCGCAGCGAGGACAACCTCGGCGGCGCCGGCGGCTTCCACCTCGGCGTGCGCACGGCGTACGAGCAGGGCTTCGACCGGGTCTGGCTGATGGACGACGACGTCGTCCCGGCGCCGGACTGCCTGACGGTGCTGATGGCGCTGGACGAGGACTGCCTGATGGCGGTGCGCGAGGACCGCCAGGGCCGGCTGTGCGAGAAGGCCGCGACCCGCTTCGACCTGACCAACCCGCTGGCGATCAAGCCGAAGACGTCCATGGTCGAGACCGACTTCGGCACCCGTGCGGCGATGCCGCCGCTGGTGGAGCTGGAGAACGTCGCCTTCGAGGGCTTCATGTGCCGGCGCCGGGTCATCGACGCGATCGGCCTGCCGGACCCGTCGTACTTCATCTTCTACGACGACGTCGACTACGCGGTGCGCGCCCGCGCCGCCGGCTTCCGGATCTGGGCGGTGCGCGACGCGGTGCTCGTGCGCCAGCTCGACTTCGACCAGCAGCACGACCTCGCGGGGTGGAAGGGCTACTACATGTACCGCAACCTCTTCGTGGTCCACCTGCGCTACGGCACCAACCTCGCGGTGCGTCTCAAGCCGTGGCTGATCACCGCCGTCGTGGTGCTCCTCAGCCCGCTGCGCGGCGGTCGCGCGGAGGCCCGCAACGTGATTCGGGCCATGAGGGCGGCCCGAGGCATGCGTGCCGTCCCCGCCCGCGGCTCCTCCGGTGGCTAG
- a CDS encoding glycosyltransferase family 2 protein produces MIAPEDSSAQAPPRVVAVVVTYNRLTLLQRLLERLDTVPGLAEVVVIDNASSDGTGEWLAALDDREAPDEHHTVPVLARTLDRNRGGAGGFHVGLLEAVDRGADLVWLMDDDGVPEPGCLEELLAYAGELDFWGPAVLAEQDPARLCFPIRLPGGTKVVHAMADVEAAARDGLIPEVVIPFNGVLVTRELVERIGSVREDFFIWGDDVEYLWRAQAAGARIATVTAARFLHPATDDLGTPMLGGRTTYNHSASDLKHYCMARNNLINLRDYHGSPHALAFVAKTLWFYTVTRPSPARLLLSVRAWVAGLRGDFTGHERFLR; encoded by the coding sequence GTGATCGCGCCCGAGGACTCCAGCGCCCAGGCGCCGCCGCGGGTGGTCGCGGTGGTCGTCACCTACAACCGGCTGACGCTCCTGCAGCGGCTCCTGGAGCGGCTCGACACCGTCCCCGGGCTGGCCGAGGTGGTCGTGATCGACAACGCCTCGAGCGACGGCACGGGGGAGTGGCTGGCCGCGCTCGACGACCGCGAGGCGCCCGACGAGCACCACACGGTGCCGGTCCTGGCGCGCACGCTGGACCGCAACCGCGGCGGCGCCGGCGGGTTCCACGTCGGCCTGCTCGAGGCGGTCGACCGCGGCGCCGACCTGGTCTGGCTGATGGACGACGACGGCGTCCCCGAGCCCGGCTGCCTCGAGGAGCTGCTCGCGTACGCCGGCGAGCTCGACTTCTGGGGCCCGGCGGTGCTGGCCGAGCAGGACCCCGCGCGCCTGTGCTTCCCCATCCGGCTGCCCGGCGGCACGAAGGTGGTGCACGCGATGGCCGACGTGGAGGCCGCGGCCCGCGACGGGCTGATCCCCGAGGTGGTGATCCCGTTCAACGGCGTGCTCGTCACCCGTGAGCTCGTCGAGCGGATCGGCTCGGTCCGCGAGGACTTCTTCATCTGGGGCGACGACGTGGAGTACCTCTGGCGCGCCCAGGCGGCCGGCGCCCGGATCGCCACCGTGACCGCCGCGCGCTTCCTGCACCCCGCCACCGACGACCTCGGCACCCCGATGCTCGGCGGGCGCACGACGTACAACCACAGCGCGAGCGACCTCAAGCACTACTGCATGGCGCGTAACAACCTGATCAACCTGCGCGACTACCACGGCTCGCCGCACGCGCTGGCGTTCGTCGCCAAGACGCTGTGGTTCTACACCGTCACCCGTCCGAGCCCGGCCCGGCTGCTGCTGAGCGTGCGCGCCTGGGTGGCGGGCCTGCGCGGCGACTTCACCGGCCACGAGCGGTTCCTGCGGTGA
- a CDS encoding LCP family protein, protein MPPVTSPGSHDAADAAGRVSTQERASRVRFRRAVALMLMTLLVPGSAQLLHGNRRVGLIAIRVWLGSLVALVLVALASLVRHQVAFALASDAGFLLLLRLFLMVGAVAWAALFMDAWRIGQPLTLGLVQRRAAIGVNGFLSLSVAGVLLFGSHLVGVQRDLMVTMFNATEVKGAHDGRFNIALFGGDAGAGRWGLRPDSINVASVDASTGRTVLISLPRNLQDFPFAPGSVMAEQFPDGFDCDGCYLNGVSTWAQDNAELFGDSENPGIDATLSAVEGATGLEMNYWAMVNLDGFKDIVDAVGGVTLNVREPIPVGGLGDDVTGYIEPGVRKLDGFETLWYARAREGSDDYSRMARQKCVLNAMLGQISPQKAVTNFGSIAEASNEMVSTNLPASQVGRFVELALKARGQKMSTVSLVPPLINTADPDIELMHRKVADAIAKAEGTYEAPAKAAGGSQDGSAGSQGGGSTAGAGSAPVTGGSLGSLSDGYLANQSDDLGSAC, encoded by the coding sequence ATGCCGCCCGTCACTTCCCCCGGGTCGCACGACGCCGCCGACGCAGCAGGTCGTGTCAGCACGCAGGAGCGTGCCTCGCGCGTCCGCTTCCGCCGCGCCGTCGCGCTGATGCTCATGACGCTGCTCGTGCCGGGATCGGCGCAGCTGCTGCACGGCAACCGGCGCGTCGGCCTGATCGCGATCCGGGTGTGGCTCGGCTCGCTGGTCGCCCTGGTGCTGGTGGCGCTGGCCTCGCTGGTGCGGCACCAGGTCGCCTTCGCGCTGGCCTCCGACGCGGGCTTCTTGTTGTTGCTGCGCCTGTTCCTCATGGTCGGTGCGGTGGCCTGGGCGGCGCTGTTCATGGACGCCTGGCGGATCGGTCAGCCGCTCACCCTCGGGCTGGTCCAGCGGCGCGCGGCGATCGGGGTCAACGGCTTCCTCTCCCTCAGCGTCGCGGGCGTGCTGCTCTTCGGCTCCCACCTCGTCGGCGTGCAGCGCGACCTGATGGTGACGATGTTCAACGCCACCGAGGTGAAGGGCGCGCACGACGGGCGCTTCAACATCGCGCTGTTCGGCGGCGACGCCGGCGCGGGGCGCTGGGGACTGCGACCGGACTCGATCAACGTGGCCTCGGTGGACGCCAGCACCGGGCGCACCGTGCTGATCAGCCTCCCGCGCAACCTGCAGGACTTCCCGTTCGCGCCGGGCTCGGTGATGGCCGAGCAGTTCCCCGACGGCTTCGACTGCGACGGCTGCTACCTCAACGGCGTGAGCACCTGGGCCCAGGACAACGCCGAGCTGTTCGGCGACTCCGAGAACCCCGGCATCGACGCCACCTTGTCGGCGGTCGAGGGGGCGACCGGCCTGGAGATGAACTACTGGGCGATGGTCAACCTCGACGGCTTCAAGGACATCGTCGACGCGGTCGGCGGCGTGACCCTCAACGTCCGCGAGCCGATCCCGGTCGGCGGTCTCGGAGACGACGTCACCGGCTACATCGAGCCGGGCGTGCGCAAGCTCGACGGCTTCGAGACCCTCTGGTACGCCCGGGCCCGGGAGGGCTCCGACGACTACTCGCGGATGGCGCGGCAGAAGTGCGTGCTCAACGCGATGCTCGGCCAGATCAGCCCGCAGAAGGCCGTCACCAACTTCGGGTCCATCGCCGAGGCCTCCAACGAGATGGTCTCCACGAACCTGCCGGCCTCCCAGGTCGGGCGCTTCGTCGAGCTCGCGCTCAAGGCCCGGGGGCAGAAGATGTCCACGGTCTCCCTGGTGCCGCCGCTGATCAACACCGCGGACCCCGACATCGAGCTGATGCACCGCAAGGTCGCCGACGCGATCGCCAAGGCCGAGGGCACCTACGAGGCGCCGGCGAAGGCGGCGGGCGGCTCGCAGGACGGCTCGGCCGGCTCGCAGGGCGGCGGATCCACCGCCGGGGCCGGGAGCGCGCCGGTCACCGGCGGCTCGCTCGGGTCGCTCTCGGACGGCTACCTGGCCAACCAGAGCGACGACCTGGGCAGTGCCTGCTGA
- a CDS encoding acyl-CoA thioesterase produces the protein MTSAAEDRTPSYARVSLAMMTSGREANLLGNVHGGEIVKLADSTAGAVAQRHSGGPAVTAALDSMAFLRPVHVGDIVRTFAQVNWAGRSSMEIGVRIETQPWDDPSVDPLHVASAYFVFVAIDEHGHAREVPGLRPETPDEVRRHREAQIRRASRLARKREIDSGRAGGPLAP, from the coding sequence ATGACCTCAGCTGCTGAGGACCGCACCCCGTCGTACGCCCGCGTGTCGCTCGCCATGATGACCTCCGGCCGCGAGGCGAACCTGCTCGGCAACGTGCACGGCGGCGAGATCGTCAAGCTCGCCGACTCCACCGCCGGAGCGGTCGCGCAGCGCCACAGCGGCGGTCCTGCCGTGACCGCGGCCCTGGACTCGATGGCGTTCCTGCGCCCGGTGCACGTGGGGGACATCGTGCGCACCTTCGCCCAGGTGAACTGGGCCGGCCGCTCCTCGATGGAGATCGGCGTGCGCATCGAGACCCAGCCCTGGGACGACCCGTCGGTGGACCCGCTGCACGTCGCCTCGGCGTACTTCGTCTTCGTCGCGATCGACGAGCACGGCCACGCCCGCGAGGTGCCGGGGCTGCGCCCGGAGACCCCGGACGAGGTGCGTCGCCACCGCGAGGCGCAGATCCGCAGGGCCTCGCGCCTGGCGCGCAAGCGCGAGATCGACTCCGGTCGCGCGGGCGGCCCGCTCGCCCCGTGA
- a CDS encoding LCP family protein encodes MADRPRYDGSGDDAPEYGWLYGAKGEGDPDATRPVPRQPRPDETRVLPVQPRPEAGGSRTRAAERPAPAPAPAPAPAPPPRAGSRGRRLRFRPRYLLALILVWVVYLVAVPIYAWTEVESVPWEPEGERPPQQPGTTYLMVGSDSRDDLSEDERRRLGTGGAAGQRTDTIMLLHTGDGPNVMMSIPRDSNVEVPGHGVTKINAAFAYDGAPGLVRTIENATGIRIDEYVEIGMGGLAGVVDAVGGIEICPEFAMKDPDAKLDIDKGCQQADGQTALGFARSRKTDPQYGDITRVRHQREVVAAVGDKVLSPWTFLNPVRYWRLANSVPGFFVFGDGTGPIDAARWALAMTRVEGDAGMTCTVPIRDLAVNWDEERSQRMFQAIIEDRTDDIGKDLCTPTGLPQEVTG; translated from the coding sequence ATGGCAGACCGTCCCCGGTACGACGGCTCCGGGGACGACGCCCCGGAGTACGGCTGGCTCTACGGCGCGAAGGGCGAGGGCGACCCCGACGCCACCCGCCCCGTCCCGCGCCAGCCGCGTCCCGACGAGACCCGCGTCCTCCCCGTGCAGCCCCGCCCCGAGGCCGGCGGGTCGCGCACCCGTGCCGCCGAGCGCCCGGCCCCCGCACCGGCCCCGGCCCCCGCCCCCGCGCCCCCGCCGCGCGCGGGATCGCGCGGGCGCCGGCTGCGGTTCCGGCCGCGCTACCTGCTCGCGCTGATCCTGGTCTGGGTGGTCTACCTCGTGGCCGTGCCGATCTATGCCTGGACCGAGGTCGAGTCGGTCCCGTGGGAGCCCGAGGGCGAGCGCCCCCCGCAGCAGCCGGGCACGACGTACCTCATGGTCGGCAGCGACTCGCGCGACGACCTCTCCGAGGACGAGCGGCGGCGCCTCGGCACCGGCGGCGCCGCCGGGCAGCGCACCGACACGATCATGCTCCTGCACACCGGCGACGGCCCCAACGTGATGATGTCGATCCCGCGCGACTCCAACGTGGAGGTCCCCGGGCACGGCGTCACCAAGATCAACGCGGCGTTCGCCTACGACGGCGCACCCGGTCTGGTCCGCACCATCGAGAACGCCACCGGCATCCGCATCGACGAGTACGTCGAGATCGGCATGGGCGGCCTGGCCGGCGTGGTCGACGCGGTCGGCGGCATCGAGATCTGCCCCGAGTTCGCGATGAAGGACCCCGACGCCAAGCTCGACATCGACAAGGGCTGCCAGCAGGCCGACGGCCAGACGGCGCTGGGCTTCGCCCGCTCCCGCAAGACCGACCCGCAGTACGGCGACATCACCCGGGTGCGCCACCAGCGCGAGGTGGTCGCCGCGGTCGGCGACAAGGTGCTCTCGCCGTGGACCTTCCTCAACCCGGTGCGCTACTGGCGCCTGGCCAACTCCGTGCCCGGCTTCTTCGTCTTCGGCGACGGCACCGGCCCGATCGACGCGGCGCGCTGGGCCCTGGCGATGACCCGGGTGGAGGGCGACGCGGGGATGACCTGCACCGTCCCGATCCGGGACCTCGCGGTCAACTGGGACGAGGAGCGCTCCCAGCGGATGTTCCAGGCGATCATCGAGGACCGCACCGACGACATCGGCAAGGACCTGTGCACGCCGACCGGCCTGCCCCAGGAGGTCACCGGATGA
- a CDS encoding crotonase/enoyl-CoA hydratase family protein, with amino-acid sequence MSPDSGSDYETLRCEIDEHGVATLTLHRPDALNAFDLTMARELERFFLVDARDEAVRAVVVTGAGRAFCAGMDLGAEGNVFGLDESVTPTPEDLRAHLTEAPYHDGVRDTGGRVTLAIHALPKPVIAAINGAAVGIGATMTLAMDLRLASTRARIGFVFGRLGIVPEACSSWFLPRIVGIQQALEWVYAAEILDADAAYAGRLVRSVHEPDDLLPAAQALARSFVVDRSPVALGLAKQLLYRNSAAADPLEAHLSDSLAMFWTSIGDGKEGVAAFLDKRAPRFTGRADELPRVFG; translated from the coding sequence ATGAGCCCTGACAGCGGCTCCGACTACGAGACGCTGCGCTGCGAGATCGACGAGCACGGCGTCGCCACGCTGACCCTGCACCGTCCCGACGCGCTCAACGCCTTCGACCTGACGATGGCCCGCGAGCTGGAGCGCTTCTTCCTCGTCGACGCCCGCGACGAGGCGGTTCGCGCCGTGGTCGTCACCGGGGCCGGCCGGGCGTTCTGCGCCGGGATGGACCTCGGCGCGGAGGGCAACGTGTTCGGCCTCGACGAGTCGGTGACCCCGACGCCGGAGGACCTGCGGGCCCACCTCACCGAGGCGCCGTACCACGACGGCGTGCGCGACACCGGCGGTCGGGTGACCCTGGCGATCCACGCGCTGCCCAAGCCGGTGATCGCCGCCATCAACGGCGCCGCGGTCGGCATCGGCGCGACGATGACGCTGGCCATGGACCTGCGCCTGGCCTCCACCCGGGCCCGCATCGGCTTCGTCTTCGGCCGGCTCGGCATCGTGCCCGAGGCCTGCTCGAGCTGGTTCCTGCCGCGCATCGTCGGCATCCAGCAGGCCCTGGAGTGGGTCTACGCAGCGGAGATCCTCGACGCCGACGCGGCGTACGCCGGGCGGCTGGTCCGCTCGGTCCACGAGCCCGACGACCTGCTGCCCGCGGCCCAGGCCCTGGCCCGGTCGTTCGTGGTGGACCGCTCCCCCGTCGCGCTCGGTCTGGCCAAGCAGCTGCTCTACCGCAACAGCGCCGCCGCCGACCCGCTCGAGGCGCACCTGTCGGACTCGCTGGCGATGTTCTGGACCTCGATCGGCGACGGCAAGGAGGGCGTGGCCGCCTTCCTCGACAAGCGCGCCCCGCGCTTCACCGGGCGCGCCGACGAGCTGCCGCGCGTCTTCGGCTGA